One region of Thermocrinis sp. genomic DNA includes:
- the rplK gene encoding 50S ribosomal protein L11, whose amino-acid sequence MAKKVTATVELMLPAQQATPAPPVGPALGQHGVNIMEFVKQFNAASKEFEPGTVVPVVITIYQDRSFTFVMKTPPASYLLKKAAKVQSGSGDPKRQKVGKITVDQLKEIAKIKLKDMNTNDLNAAMRTIAGTAKSMGIEIEGWKE is encoded by the coding sequence ATGGCTAAGAAAGTGACTGCCACAGTGGAGCTTATGCTTCCTGCACAGCAAGCTACCCCTGCACCACCAGTTGGTCCAGCACTCGGTCAGCACGGAGTAAATATAATGGAATTTGTCAAACAGTTCAACGCAGCAAGCAAGGAATTTGAACCAGGCACCGTGGTGCCAGTTGTTATAACCATCTATCAAGACAGAAGCTTTACCTTTGTAATGAAAACTCCCCCTGCATCCTACTTGCTGAAGAAAGCAGCCAAAGTCCAAAGTGGTTCTGGCGATCCAAAGAGGCAAAAGGTAGGTAAAATAACAGTGGATCAGCTAAAAGAGATTGCCAAAATCAAACTGAAGGATATGAACACCAACGACTTGAATGCTGCCATGAGAACCATAGCCGGCACTGCAAAAAGCATGGGTATAGAAATAGAAGGTTGGAAGGAGTGA